In a genomic window of Gossypium arboreum isolate Shixiya-1 chromosome 9, ASM2569848v2, whole genome shotgun sequence:
- the LOC108476837 gene encoding beta-carotene hydroxylase 2, chloroplastic-like isoform X1, with the protein MAVGLSAAVTPKPFRSFPLLKPAPIFHPLLHLPKITTYGARRKKSFAVCFVVDEEQKQSAPTQIVEQGFEEVRDRQILIPARLSEKLARKRSERFTYLVAAVMSSFGITSMSVMAVYYRFWWQMEGGEVPLSEMFGTFTLAVGAAVGMEFWARWAHRALWHASLWHMHESHHRPREGPFELNDVFAITNAVPAIALLSYGFFNKGLVPGLCFGAGLGITMFGMAYMFVHDGLVHKRFPVGPIANVPYFRKVAAAHQLHHSEKFNGVPYGLFLGPKEVEDVGGHEELEKEINRRIKSSKGS; encoded by the exons ATGGCGGTAGGCTTATCCGCCGCCGTAACTCCTAAACCCTTCCGCTCATTTCCGCTGCTGAAGCCTGCGCCAATTTTCCATCCTTTACTGCACCTCCCAAAAATAACAACCTACGGGGCTCGAAGAAAGAAAAGCTTTGCTGTTTGTTTCGTGGTGGATGAAGAACAGAAGCAGAGCGCTCCTACCCAGATCGTGGAACAAGGATTCGAGGAAGTTAGAGATCGTCAGATCTTAATACCGGCGCGTCTGTCGGAGAAATTAGCTAGAAAGAGATCCGAAAGGTTTACTTACCTCGTTGCCGCTGTCATGTCTAGCTTTGGAATTACATCCATGTCTGTTATGGCCGTTTATTACAGGTTTTGGTGGCAAATGGAG gGAGGAGAGGTGCCTCTTTCTGAAATGTTCGGTACATTTACTTTAGCAGTCGGTGCCGCT gtGGGCATGGAGTTTTGGGCTAGATGGGCTCACAGAGCTCTCTGGCACGCATCGTTATGGCATATGCACGAG TCACACCATCGACCCAGAGAAGGACCGTTCGAGCTAAACGATGTGTTCGCCATAACCAACGCCGTCCCAGCAATTGCTCTTCTCTCGTATGGTTTCTTCAATAAAGGCCTTGTACCTGGTCTATGTTTCGGTGCT GGGCTTGGTATAACGATGTTTGGAATGGCATACATGTTCGTCCACGATGGTCTCGTCCATAAGAGATTCCCCGTAGGCCCTATCGCTAACGTGCCTTACTTCAGGAAGGTTGCTGCGGCTCACCAG CTCCATCATTCAGAAAAATTCAATGGTGTTCCATATGGGCTGTTTCTAGGGCCGAAG GAAGTGGAGGATGTGGGAGGACATGAAGAATTGGAGAAAGAAATCAACAGGAGAATCAAATCAAGCAAAGGTTCCTGA
- the LOC108476837 gene encoding beta-carotene hydroxylase 2, chloroplastic-like isoform X2 yields the protein MAVGLSAAVTPKPFRSFPLLKPAPIFHPLLHLPKITTYGARRKKSFAVCFVVDEEQKQSAPTQIVEQGFEEVRDRQILIPARLSEKLARKRSERFTYLVAAVMSSFGITSMSVMAVYYRFWWQMEVGMEFWARWAHRALWHASLWHMHESHHRPREGPFELNDVFAITNAVPAIALLSYGFFNKGLVPGLCFGAGLGITMFGMAYMFVHDGLVHKRFPVGPIANVPYFRKVAAAHQLHHSEKFNGVPYGLFLGPKEVEDVGGHEELEKEINRRIKSSKGS from the exons ATGGCGGTAGGCTTATCCGCCGCCGTAACTCCTAAACCCTTCCGCTCATTTCCGCTGCTGAAGCCTGCGCCAATTTTCCATCCTTTACTGCACCTCCCAAAAATAACAACCTACGGGGCTCGAAGAAAGAAAAGCTTTGCTGTTTGTTTCGTGGTGGATGAAGAACAGAAGCAGAGCGCTCCTACCCAGATCGTGGAACAAGGATTCGAGGAAGTTAGAGATCGTCAGATCTTAATACCGGCGCGTCTGTCGGAGAAATTAGCTAGAAAGAGATCCGAAAGGTTTACTTACCTCGTTGCCGCTGTCATGTCTAGCTTTGGAATTACATCCATGTCTGTTATGGCCGTTTATTACAGGTTTTGGTGGCAAATGGAG gtGGGCATGGAGTTTTGGGCTAGATGGGCTCACAGAGCTCTCTGGCACGCATCGTTATGGCATATGCACGAG TCACACCATCGACCCAGAGAAGGACCGTTCGAGCTAAACGATGTGTTCGCCATAACCAACGCCGTCCCAGCAATTGCTCTTCTCTCGTATGGTTTCTTCAATAAAGGCCTTGTACCTGGTCTATGTTTCGGTGCT GGGCTTGGTATAACGATGTTTGGAATGGCATACATGTTCGTCCACGATGGTCTCGTCCATAAGAGATTCCCCGTAGGCCCTATCGCTAACGTGCCTTACTTCAGGAAGGTTGCTGCGGCTCACCAG CTCCATCATTCAGAAAAATTCAATGGTGTTCCATATGGGCTGTTTCTAGGGCCGAAG GAAGTGGAGGATGTGGGAGGACATGAAGAATTGGAGAAAGAAATCAACAGGAGAATCAAATCAAGCAAAGGTTCCTGA